The genomic region GTCGACGGGGTCCTCGACCAGGGCGAGCGGGTGCATCGGCAGCCCGCCCCGGAGTCGCGCCATGTTGACCGCGTTCGGACGCGCGAGGTCCCGCGCCTCGTCGGCCGTGGGGGCGACCGCGACGTTGGCGGTGAGGAACGTCGTGGGCCGCTCGAGCAGGTCGCTCGGCTGGAAGTTCTCGCGGTAGAACGCGAGCGCCTCGCGGGTGCCCTGACCGGAAAAATGATGCGCGAAGACGTACGGCAGGCCCTTCTCGGCCGCCAGGCGCGCGGAGTACATCGACGACCCGAGCAACCACAGGCGCGGGACGCTGGCCGCCGCGGGCGTGGCCTTGAGGACGTAGGGACCTCGACTCAGCGCCTGCGGGACCGGGACCTTGACGCCCGCAGCGCCCATCAGCGCCACGACGTCGTCGAGGTACTGCGGGAAGAGGCGGACGTCGTCGTCACCGCGGCCCGCCGCGCCGCGCAGCGCGACCGACGTGACGGGGTCCGAGCCCGGGGCGCGCCCGATGCCGAGGTCGATGCGACCCGGGTACGCGGCCTCCAGCAGCGAGAACTGCTCCGCCACCGCGAGCGGCGCGTGGTTGGGGAGCATGACGCCCCCCGAGCCCAGACGGATGCGCTCGGTGGCGGCAGCGAGCATCGCGATCAGGACCGGC from Aeromicrobium sp. Sec7.5 harbors:
- a CDS encoding LLM class flavin-dependent oxidoreductase produces the protein MLDLVPVRTDQSTGDAVRASTGLARAADRLGFERYWVAEHHNMASVAATSPPVLIAMLAAATERIRLGSGGVMLPNHAPLAVAEQFSLLEAAYPGRIDLGIGRAPGSDPVTSVALRGAAGRGDDDVRLFPQYLDDVVALMGAAGVKVPVPQALSRGPYVLKATPAAASVPRLWLLGSSMYSARLAAEKGLPYVFAHHFSGQGTREALAFYRENFQPSDLLERPTTFLTANVAVAPTADEARDLARPNAVNMARLRGGLPMHPLALVEDPVDDLPPQLEPLVASSLRQGGVGDPAAVAAHLTELATELGVDEVMLHPIVSEHVGVAPGEAPARVRSIELLAEALAS